TATCTTTAAATCTGCGTGTTATTACTGTTAATAATTTCGTATAATTCTATTTACTTCGTATTTCTTTTTTTACAATAATTTGTGAAGATGTTTATTCATACCGACGATATTACCGCATATATTCCGCAACGCGCGCCAATTGTAATGATCAGTGGAATCCTGGCAGTAGAAGGGCCTGTTACCCGTACTGCGTTGAATATTGCCCCCGATAATATTTTTGTGGAGAATGGATACTTTATTGCGCCGGGGCTGATGGAAAATATGGCCCAGACGGCTGCTGCGCGTGTCGGTTATATCGCGCGACAGGAAAATACACCGGTGCCACTGGGTTTTATTGGCGCCGTAAAGGATTTTGAAATATTTGAATTGCCACCAGCAGGAGCCACCATCGAAACCACCACCGAAATTACCGGACAGGTATTCAATGCTACCATGGTCAATGCCAAAGTAGTGTATCAGGATAAGGTGATGGCGCAGTGCGAACTGAAAATATTCATCAACCCCTAAAATATAATCAATATGAAATCCAGCTTATGTTTTCTGGTAGTAACCTTTTTTCTGAGTAGCTTTTTTACTGAAGCAAAAGCACAAAAATTAAAAAACTTCCTGGACAATAAGGATTCCTCCTTTACCTGGCTGGGAGTGGATTTTACACAGGCCCGCCTGATCGGTGATGCCGGTGCAAAGACAGGTGATATTGTAGACCGCCAGTTTGCAGGTATTAACCAGGTCGTTGTAAATGAATCTAAAAAGTATGACGTTCCTGGCAATTTCCGCCATGAGAACGTAACGTATGACATTGGCCCGGTTAACAAGCGGAAT
The Chitinophaga sp. Cy-1792 genome window above contains:
- a CDS encoding 3-hydroxyacyl-ACP dehydratase — its product is MFIHTDDITAYIPQRAPIVMISGILAVEGPVTRTALNIAPDNIFVENGYFIAPGLMENMAQTAAARVGYIARQENTPVPLGFIGAVKDFEIFELPPAGATIETTTEITGQVFNATMVNAKVVYQDKVMAQCELKIFINP